A portion of the Streptococcus urinalis 2285-97 genome contains these proteins:
- a CDS encoding ABC transporter ATP-binding protein, producing MFLEINHLEKEFRTRFSKEVTKALQDVDFKVEKGEFIAIMGESGSGKTTLLNILATLDKPNNGSVYLNNIDITKIKESELAQFRLKNLGFVFQEFNLLDTLSVRDNIFLPLVLDRKGINTMEKRLVEIAEKLRIENLLDKRPFELSGGQKQRVAIARSLITYPQLLLADEPTAALDYRNSEDLLNLFETINLDGQTILMVTHSANAASHAHRVLFIKDGRIFHQIYRGNRQNQEFSKEISLTMSALLGGE from the coding sequence ATGTTTTTAGAAATAAATCATTTAGAAAAAGAATTTAGGACTCGTTTTTCTAAGGAAGTCACTAAAGCTCTACAAGATGTTGATTTTAAAGTTGAAAAGGGTGAGTTCATAGCCATAATGGGTGAATCTGGATCTGGGAAAACCACCTTATTAAATATTCTTGCTACCTTGGATAAACCAAATAATGGTTCTGTATATTTAAATAATATTGATATCACAAAAATTAAAGAGAGTGAATTAGCACAATTTCGTTTAAAGAATTTAGGATTCGTCTTTCAAGAATTTAACCTTTTGGACACATTGTCTGTTCGTGATAACATTTTCTTACCATTAGTTTTGGATCGTAAAGGTATAAATACTATGGAAAAAAGACTTGTTGAGATTGCTGAAAAATTGCGAATTGAAAACTTGTTAGACAAAAGACCCTTTGAACTTTCTGGTGGCCAAAAACAACGTGTCGCAATTGCTAGAAGTCTCATCACTTACCCTCAATTATTGTTAGCTGATGAGCCAACAGCAGCATTAGATTATCGTAATTCTGAAGATTTATTAAATTTATTTGAAACGATCAATTTGGATGGTCAAACCATTTTAATGGTAACCCATTCTGCGAATGCGGCTAGTCATGCCCATCGTGTTTTATTTATTAAGGATGGTCGTATTTTTCATCAAATTTATCGTGGAAACCGACAAAATCAAGAGTTTAGTAAAGAAATTTCATTAACAATGTCTGCTTTGTTAGGAGGTGAATAA
- the trmFO gene encoding methylenetetrahydrofolate--tRNA-(uracil(54)-C(5))-methyltransferase (FADH(2)-oxidizing) TrmFO, with the protein MSQSYINVIGAGLAGSEAAYQIAKRGIPVKLYEMRGVKGTPQHKTANFAELVCSNSFRGDSLTNAVGLLKEEMRRLDSIIMRSGEAHRVPAGGAMAVDREGYSQAVTDELEKNPLIEVIRDEITEVPTDAITIIATGPLTSDALAEKIHQLNGGDGFYFYDAAAPIIDKSTIDMTKVYLKSRYDKGEAAYLNCPMTKEEFMNFHEALITAEEAPLNSFEKEKYFEGCMPIEVMAKRGIKTMLYGPMKPVGLEYPDDYQGPRDGDYKTPYAVVQLRQDNAAGSLYNIVGFQTHLKWGEQKRVFQMIPGLENAEFVRYGVMHRNSYMDSPNLLTQTFQSRANKNLFFAGQMTGVEGYVESAASGLVAGINAVRLFKGEEEVIFPETTAIGSLPYYVTHTESKHFQPMNVNFGIIKELEGPRIRDKKERYEAVAKRSLEALQPYLNY; encoded by the coding sequence ATGTCTCAATCTTATATCAATGTTATAGGTGCTGGTTTAGCTGGTTCTGAAGCAGCTTATCAAATTGCCAAACGTGGTATTCCCGTGAAGTTATATGAAATGCGTGGTGTTAAAGGAACACCTCAACATAAAACAGCCAATTTTGCAGAATTAGTTTGTTCAAATTCATTTCGTGGTGATAGTTTGACCAATGCTGTCGGCTTACTAAAAGAAGAAATGCGTCGATTAGATTCAATTATCATGAGATCTGGTGAGGCCCACCGTGTTCCTGCAGGTGGTGCAATGGCAGTTGATAGAGAGGGCTACTCACAGGCTGTTACTGATGAACTTGAAAAAAATCCTTTAATAGAAGTTATTAGAGATGAAATAACAGAAGTTCCAACAGATGCCATCACTATTATTGCAACAGGACCATTAACATCAGATGCTTTAGCTGAAAAAATTCATCAACTAAATGGTGGAGATGGTTTCTACTTTTATGATGCTGCCGCACCAATTATTGATAAATCAACGATTGATATGACAAAGGTTTATCTTAAATCTCGTTATGATAAAGGTGAAGCAGCCTATCTTAATTGTCCGATGACAAAAGAAGAATTTATGAATTTTCATGAAGCATTGATAACAGCAGAAGAAGCACCATTAAATTCCTTTGAAAAAGAAAAGTATTTTGAAGGTTGTATGCCAATTGAAGTAATGGCTAAAAGAGGCATAAAAACAATGTTGTATGGTCCGATGAAACCAGTTGGTCTTGAATACCCTGATGATTATCAAGGCCCTCGTGATGGCGACTATAAAACACCATATGCAGTTGTTCAACTTCGTCAAGATAATGCTGCTGGAAGTTTATATAATATTGTTGGTTTCCAAACTCATTTAAAATGGGGTGAACAAAAACGGGTTTTTCAAATGATTCCTGGTTTGGAAAATGCTGAATTTGTTCGTTACGGCGTTATGCACCGTAATTCCTATATGGATTCACCAAATCTCTTAACACAAACTTTCCAATCACGCGCAAATAAAAATCTTTTCTTTGCAGGTCAGATGACTGGCGTTGAAGGTTATGTTGAATCCGCTGCGTCAGGACTAGTGGCTGGAATTAACGCTGTTAGACTTTTTAAAGGTGAAGAAGAAGTCATATTTCCAGAAACAACGGCAATAGGAAGCTTACCTTACTATGTCACACATACTGAGAGTAAACATTTTCAACCGATGAATGTTAATTTTGGAATCATCAAAGAACTTGAAGGTCCTCGTATTAGAGATAAAAAGGAACGCTACGAAGCAGTTGCGAAACGTTCTTTAGAGGCTCTTCAACCTTATCTAAACTATTAA
- a CDS encoding DUF3307 domain-containing protein — MTELSSLHLYSHPLLTALLICHFLSDYQLQSQKIADFKNKDWSFFIKHMYGVAFPLLILMLFNPKFWIIFVIIFLSHALIDFLKPYLIKWFQLTQNLSFLIDQFLHLFVIVIVSHFDIEDAFQLPISTHSLTIILFLVLITKPSNISFKILFGKFQPDQFEKMDTILGAGAIIGILERMIIGICIAIGQFSSIGLVFTAKSIARYNKIAESPSFAEYYLIGSLFSILIVFTSYWICFL; from the coding sequence ATGACAGAACTATCGTCACTACATTTATATTCACATCCTTTATTAACAGCTTTATTAATTTGTCATTTTTTGTCTGACTATCAGTTGCAATCTCAAAAGATTGCTGATTTTAAAAATAAAGACTGGTCATTTTTTATCAAACATATGTATGGTGTTGCATTTCCTTTACTAATATTAATGCTATTTAATCCTAAGTTTTGGATCATTTTTGTGATTATTTTTCTAAGTCATGCGCTTATTGACTTTTTGAAGCCATATTTGATTAAGTGGTTTCAATTGACTCAAAATCTTAGTTTTTTAATTGATCAGTTTCTTCATTTATTTGTTATTGTCATAGTTAGTCATTTTGATATTGAAGATGCTTTTCAACTTCCAATCTCAACACATAGTCTAACAATTATATTATTCCTAGTATTGATTACAAAACCTTCCAATATCAGTTTTAAAATTTTATTTGGTAAGTTCCAACCTGATCAATTTGAAAAAATGGATACAATCTTGGGAGCAGGAGCAATAATTGGCATTTTAGAACGTATGATTATTGGCATTTGCATTGCTATTGGTCAATTTTCTTCAATTGGTCTGGTCTTCACTGCAAAATCAATTGCTCGTTACAATAAAATTGCTGAAAGTCCATCTTTTGCAGAATACTATTTGATTGGATCACTCTTTAGTATTTTGATAGTTTTTACTAGTTATTGGATATGTTTCTTATAA
- a CDS encoding SatD family protein has translation MYFAIIGDIINSKKIQDREAFQQRLNDVLDQLNTDYRDVIASQFFITLGDEFQAILHRTAPVFQIIDVLISRLSPISVRFGLGFGDIKTSINPEMSIGADGPAFWYAREAIVELHQKNDYGDTLLTFKSENMKKNQVMNALISSGDAIKASWRASQMEVFNGLLELGIYDEHFDHQQLANKLSINPSALSKRLKSSHLKVYLRSRKLAQNFAVS, from the coding sequence ATGTACTTTGCTATTATAGGTGATATCATTAATTCTAAAAAGATACAGGATAGAGAAGCTTTTCAACAGCGATTAAATGATGTTTTAGATCAACTAAATACAGATTATCGAGATGTCATTGCTTCCCAATTTTTTATAACTCTTGGGGATGAATTTCAAGCTATTCTACATAGAACAGCACCAGTTTTCCAAATTATTGATGTCTTAATAAGTCGTTTGTCTCCAATATCAGTTCGTTTTGGTTTAGGATTTGGTGATATTAAAACTAGTATCAACCCTGAAATGAGTATTGGTGCCGATGGCCCTGCATTTTGGTACGCTAGAGAAGCCATAGTAGAATTACATCAAAAAAATGATTATGGGGATACACTTCTAACTTTTAAATCGGAAAATATGAAAAAAAATCAAGTTATGAATGCCTTGATTTCCTCTGGAGATGCAATAAAGGCAAGTTGGAGAGCGAGCCAAATGGAAGTCTTTAATGGTTTATTAGAACTTGGTATCTACGATGAACATTTTGATCATCAACAATTGGCTAATAAACTTTCTATAAATCCAAGTGCTCTTTCTAAGCGACTTAAAAGTAGCCATTTAAAAGTTTATCTCAGAAGTCGAAAATTAGCTCAAAATTTTGCTGTGTCCTAA
- a CDS encoding D-2-hydroxyacid dehydrogenase, with protein sequence MKLKVYNVRDEEVELINHWSSQNNIDVIMTPEALTLDTLSDLADCDGIVNSQVGPLDKAVYAELENLGIKQIAQRSAGVDMYDLEEASKHHIVISNVPSYSPESIAEFTVTIALNLIRKVREIQEQIEKHNFSWTLPIRGRVLGDMTVGIIGTGRIGQATAKIFKGFGCRVIGFDLYPSSLMDGVLEYQDSVEDILKQSDVISLHMPPSADNYHLLNEKTFSLLKKDAILLNMARGALIDTEALLSALDKDQLAGAGIDTYEFEGPYIPKNLSDQKLNDPVFKALLDHPKVIYTNHIAYYTDEAVKNLIESALNASVDVINTGTTDTRVN encoded by the coding sequence TTGAAATTAAAAGTATATAATGTAAGAGATGAAGAAGTTGAGTTAATTAATCATTGGTCAAGTCAAAATAATATTGATGTTATTATGACACCTGAAGCATTAACCCTTGATACTCTTTCTGATTTAGCGGATTGTGATGGTATTGTCAATTCTCAAGTGGGACCACTGGATAAAGCAGTGTATGCTGAGTTAGAAAATCTAGGTATAAAACAAATTGCACAACGAAGTGCAGGAGTGGATATGTATGATTTAGAAGAAGCTTCAAAACATCATATTGTTATTTCAAATGTCCCTAGTTATTCTCCAGAATCAATTGCTGAATTTACTGTCACAATTGCTTTAAATTTAATTCGAAAGGTTAGGGAAATCCAAGAACAAATTGAAAAACACAATTTTTCTTGGACACTTCCTATTCGTGGTCGTGTCCTTGGAGATATGACAGTGGGTATCATTGGCACAGGTAGAATCGGTCAAGCAACTGCAAAAATATTTAAAGGATTTGGCTGTCGTGTTATTGGTTTTGACCTTTATCCCTCTTCTTTGATGGATGGGGTTCTTGAATATCAAGATTCTGTTGAAGATATTTTAAAACAATCAGATGTGATCTCACTTCATATGCCACCTTCTGCTGATAATTATCATCTTTTGAATGAAAAAACATTTTCTCTATTGAAGAAAGATGCTATTTTACTTAATATGGCTAGAGGTGCTCTAATTGATACGGAAGCTTTATTATCTGCTCTTGATAAGGATCAGTTAGCTGGAGCAGGAATTGATACTTACGAATTTGAAGGCCCTTATATTCCTAAAAATCTTTCTGATCAAAAGCTCAACGATCCCGTATTCAAAGCTTTGTTAGATCATCCCAAAGTTATTTATACCAATCATATTGCTTATTATACTGATGAAGCAGTAAAAAATCTAATTGAAAGTGCTTTGAATGCTTCTGTTGATGTGATCAATACTGGAACTACAGACACACGAGTAAACTAA
- a CDS encoding PTS transporter subunit IIC, producing MSDTNIKQSPKSFIMNILNGLAMGTVVVLIPGAILGELMKALLPMWSGFGTLIAATSIANTMMGLVIGIFIGQNFKFNPIQAASLGLAVMFAGGSPLFHNGTISMQGTGDIINMGLTAALGVLLIQFLADKTKSFTLIVIPTVTLLLVGGVGRFILPYVKMITTMIGQGIASLLGLQPILMSLLIAVIFCFLIVSPITTVGIALAISLSGVGSGAANLGICAASFGLCMAGWSVNSKGTSLAHVLGSPKISMANVLSKPKIMLPMLCSASIMGILGALFNIQGTPASAGFGISGLIGPINALNLAKGGWSFGNIIIIIVLFVLAPIVLNAIFNYLFIHVFKLIDTTDYKLDV from the coding sequence ATGTCAGATACAAATATCAAACAAAGTCCCAAAAGCTTTATCATGAATATTTTAAATGGTTTAGCGATGGGAACAGTTGTTGTTTTAATACCTGGTGCTATTTTAGGTGAATTAATGAAAGCACTCTTACCAATGTGGAGTGGTTTTGGGACTTTAATTGCGGCAACATCCATTGCAAATACAATGATGGGACTTGTTATCGGAATTTTTATTGGTCAAAACTTTAAATTTAATCCTATTCAAGCTGCATCATTAGGGTTAGCTGTTATGTTTGCAGGCGGGTCACCTTTATTTCATAATGGTACTATCAGCATGCAAGGTACTGGTGATATTATCAATATGGGACTTACTGCAGCACTTGGTGTATTGTTGATTCAATTTTTAGCTGATAAAACAAAATCATTCACATTAATTGTGATACCAACAGTAACACTTTTACTCGTTGGAGGTGTTGGACGATTTATTTTACCATATGTAAAAATGATTACAACAATGATTGGTCAAGGAATCGCATCATTGCTTGGATTACAACCTATTTTAATGTCCTTGTTGATTGCTGTGATTTTCTGTTTCTTAATTGTTTCACCAATTACAACAGTAGGTATTGCTTTAGCCATCAGTCTTTCAGGTGTAGGTTCAGGTGCTGCTAATTTAGGAATATGTGCAGCCAGTTTTGGTCTTTGTATGGCAGGTTGGTCTGTTAATTCAAAAGGAACTTCGTTAGCTCATGTCTTAGGTTCTCCAAAAATTTCGATGGCTAATGTTCTTTCAAAACCAAAAATAATGCTACCTATGCTTTGTTCTGCTAGTATCATGGGAATTCTAGGTGCTCTTTTCAATATTCAAGGAACACCAGCTAGTGCAGGTTTTGGCATTAGTGGTTTAATTGGACCAATTAACGCTTTAAATTTGGCTAAAGGTGGTTGGTCATTTGGTAATATTATCATTATTATAGTACTTTTTGTGCTAGCACCAATTGTTCTGAATGCCATTTTTAATTATTTGTTTATTCATGTTTTTAAATTGATTGATACGACAGATTATAAATTAGATGTCTAG
- a CDS encoding LysR family transcriptional regulator — MDIRQLNYFLAVADTKNYSHAAKSLFVTQPTLSQSIKKLEMELNTTLFNQNGRQLILTEAGDILYSRGSQLVSDFNQIVSEIQKINHEDKEVIRLGLTSLFAIQFMTQISAFIATHANVEVTLIQEGSRKLQDLLSEGKIDIGLLSFPIINPNIKIEPLNTSTNGYQVSVVAPSDHPLSSKESIHLANLKGTKIASLTEHYMLGEMLPRRCRALGFEPNIVFKHSDWEILLHSLTNLGAVTLLPKEFQTLSKVDGLTWIDLQDKNDFYPIGIAYRHDTIFTPVVEDLLQLIKTN, encoded by the coding sequence ATGGATATCAGACAATTAAATTATTTCTTAGCTGTTGCAGACACAAAAAACTACTCCCATGCTGCGAAAAGTCTTTTTGTGACACAACCCACTTTGTCACAAAGTATTAAAAAGTTAGAAATGGAACTGAATACTACTTTGTTTAATCAAAATGGGCGTCAGCTTATTTTAACTGAAGCCGGAGATATCTTGTATTCAAGAGGAAGCCAGTTGGTTTCTGACTTTAACCAAATCGTTTCTGAGATACAAAAGATAAATCATGAAGATAAAGAAGTTATTAGACTTGGCTTAACATCTCTTTTTGCGATTCAATTCATGACTCAAATATCAGCATTTATTGCAACTCATGCAAATGTTGAAGTTACCTTGATTCAAGAAGGTTCACGAAAATTACAAGACCTTTTATCAGAAGGAAAAATTGATATCGGATTACTCTCATTTCCCATTATCAATCCCAATATCAAAATTGAACCTCTAAATACCTCAACAAATGGTTATCAAGTTAGTGTCGTTGCCCCTAGTGACCATCCATTATCTAGTAAAGAGTCCATTCATTTAGCTAATCTTAAAGGAACAAAGATTGCTTCTTTAACAGAGCACTATATGTTAGGAGAAATGCTTCCAAGACGATGTCGAGCATTGGGTTTTGAACCTAACATTGTTTTCAAGCACAGCGATTGGGAGATACTACTGCATAGTTTAACTAACCTTGGAGCAGTCACATTATTACCAAAGGAATTTCAAACTTTAAGTAAAGTTGACGGATTAACTTGGATTGATTTACAAGATAAAAATGATTTTTACCCAATAGGGATAGCTTATCGTCATGACACAATTTTTACACCAGTTGTAGAAGATTTATTACAATTAATCAAAACTAATTAA
- the topA gene encoding type I DNA topoisomerase, giving the protein MVTKTKSTSKTAKKTTKKKKSTTAKKNLVIVESPAKAKTIEKYLGSNYKVVASVGHIRDLKKSTMSIDFDNNYEPEYINIRGKGPLINALKKDAKNAKKVYLASDPDREGEAISWHLAHILNLDLADQNRVVFNEITKDAVKNAFNEPRQIDMDLVDSQQARRVLDRIVGYSISPLLWKKVKKGLSAGRVQSVALKLIIDRENEIKQFKPEEYWTIDGTFKKGNKKFKASFYGINGKKYPLKTNDDVQKVMSLLNSTHFDISKVEKKERKRNAPLPYTTSSLQQDAANKINFRTRKTMMVAQQLYEGINLGTNGTQGLITYMRTDSTRISPVAQNDAAKYITSTFGANYSKHGNKVKNASGAQDAHEAIRPSNVFYTPESIAKFLNKDQLKLYTLIWNRFIASQMTAAVFDTVKVNIEQNGVLFIANGSQVKFKGYMAVYNDSDKNKTLPEMVSGDVVKKDSTSPEQHFTQPPARYSEATLIKTLEENGVGRPSTYAPTLEVIQRRYYVKLVAKRFEPTELGKIVNNLIIEFFPDIVDVTFTAEMEKRLDEVELGKEQWQHVIDSFYKPFINELEKAEVEIEKIQIKDEPAGFDCDVCGHPMVIKLGRYGKFYACSNFPECHNTKAITKEIGVTCPKCKKGQVIERKTKKNRVFYGCDRYPECDFTSWDIPIGRNCPKSGDYLVEKKIRGGGKQVVCSNENCDYEEEKIK; this is encoded by the coding sequence TTGGTAACAAAAACAAAATCAACTAGCAAAACAGCTAAAAAAACCACAAAGAAGAAAAAGTCGACAACGGCAAAAAAAAATTTGGTTATTGTTGAATCCCCAGCAAAAGCTAAGACGATTGAGAAATACCTTGGTAGTAATTATAAAGTTGTAGCTTCGGTTGGCCATATTAGAGATTTAAAGAAATCAACAATGTCAATTGATTTTGATAATAATTACGAACCAGAATATATTAATATAAGAGGTAAAGGACCTCTTATTAATGCTTTAAAAAAAGATGCTAAAAATGCAAAAAAAGTTTATCTGGCAAGTGACCCGGATAGAGAGGGAGAAGCCATTTCTTGGCATTTAGCACATATTCTTAATCTTGATTTAGCAGATCAAAATCGTGTAGTATTTAACGAAATTACAAAAGATGCCGTTAAAAATGCATTTAATGAACCGCGTCAAATTGATATGGATCTAGTCGATTCACAACAAGCAAGACGTGTACTTGATCGTATTGTCGGTTATTCTATTTCACCATTACTATGGAAGAAGGTGAAAAAAGGATTATCAGCTGGTCGTGTTCAATCAGTTGCTTTAAAATTAATTATTGACCGTGAAAATGAAATTAAACAATTTAAGCCTGAAGAATACTGGACAATTGATGGGACGTTTAAAAAAGGAAATAAAAAATTTAAAGCATCTTTTTATGGAATAAATGGAAAAAAATATCCATTAAAAACGAATGATGATGTTCAGAAAGTTATGAGCCTTCTTAATTCAACTCATTTCGATATTTCTAAAGTTGAAAAGAAAGAAAGAAAGAGAAATGCTCCGTTACCTTATACAACATCTTCATTACAACAAGATGCTGCAAATAAAATAAATTTTAGAACACGTAAAACCATGATGGTTGCTCAACAGCTCTATGAAGGAATTAATCTTGGTACAAATGGAACGCAAGGGTTGATTACTTATATGCGTACTGATTCTACACGTATCAGTCCTGTTGCTCAAAACGATGCAGCTAAATATATTACCTCAACTTTTGGAGCTAATTATTCTAAGCATGGCAATAAAGTTAAGAATGCTAGTGGTGCTCAAGACGCTCATGAGGCTATTAGACCTTCAAATGTTTTTTATACACCAGAATCAATAGCAAAATTCTTAAATAAAGACCAATTAAAATTATATACTTTAATTTGGAATCGATTCATTGCTAGTCAGATGACTGCTGCCGTATTTGATACTGTAAAAGTTAATATTGAGCAAAATGGTGTTTTATTTATTGCTAATGGTAGTCAAGTTAAATTTAAAGGCTATATGGCAGTCTATAATGATTCTGATAAGAATAAGACACTGCCAGAAATGGTATCAGGAGATGTTGTTAAAAAGGATTCCACAAGTCCAGAACAACATTTTACACAACCACCTGCACGCTATTCAGAAGCAACATTAATAAAGACATTAGAAGAAAATGGTGTTGGACGGCCATCAACTTATGCACCTACATTAGAAGTTATTCAAAGACGCTATTATGTAAAATTAGTAGCAAAACGTTTTGAACCAACAGAATTAGGTAAAATTGTAAATAATCTTATAATAGAGTTTTTCCCAGATATCGTAGATGTGACATTTACAGCTGAGATGGAAAAACGATTAGATGAAGTAGAGCTTGGGAAAGAGCAGTGGCAGCACGTTATTGATTCGTTCTACAAACCATTTATTAATGAACTGGAAAAAGCAGAAGTCGAAATTGAGAAGATTCAAATAAAAGATGAACCTGCTGGCTTTGACTGTGATGTTTGTGGTCACCCTATGGTTATAAAATTAGGACGTTACGGAAAATTCTATGCATGCAGTAATTTTCCAGAATGTCACAATACAAAAGCTATCACAAAAGAAATCGGTGTTACCTGTCCAAAATGTAAAAAAGGACAGGTAATAGAACGTAAAACCAAGAAAAATCGTGTGTTTTATGGTTGTGATCGCTATCCAGAATGTGATTTTACATCTTGGGATATCCCTATTGGGCGAAATTGTCCAAAATCAGGTGATTATCTTGTCGAGAAAAAAATTCGTGGTGGTGGTAAACAAGTTGTATGTAGCAATGAAAATTGTGACTACGAAGAAGAAAAAATAAAATAA
- the dprA gene encoding DNA-processing protein DprA, producing the protein MNNFELYKLKKSGLANKAILNVLSYQEKNQKSLSIRDIAVVSQTKDPVSFIENYKKIDSKELRKEFLKFPSFSILDSIYPESLKQIYNPPVLLFYQGNLDILELPKIAVVGSRDCSQEGTKVLEKIIKELGNQYIIVSGLARGIDTSAHMSSLKFGGSTIAVIGNGLDYFYPKENKVLQNYLSKNHLVLSEYGPNQSPLKFHFPERNRIIAGLSKGILIIEAKLRSGSLITCERGLEEGRDIFAVPGSTLSGYSEGCHQLIKEGAYCVTSGQDILLHYQC; encoded by the coding sequence ATGAATAACTTTGAATTATATAAATTAAAAAAATCAGGTTTAGCAAACAAAGCTATTTTAAATGTATTGTCATATCAAGAGAAAAATCAAAAATCACTATCAATTCGTGATATAGCGGTAGTTTCACAAACTAAAGATCCAGTTTCTTTTATAGAAAATTATAAGAAAATTGATTCAAAAGAATTACGAAAAGAATTTTTAAAATTTCCTAGTTTTTCTATTTTAGATTCTATTTATCCTGAGTCTTTAAAGCAAATTTATAATCCACCTGTGTTACTTTTTTATCAGGGAAATCTTGATATTTTAGAACTTCCTAAAATAGCCGTCGTCGGCTCTCGTGATTGTAGTCAAGAAGGAACAAAAGTATTAGAGAAAATCATAAAGGAATTGGGAAATCAATATATTATAGTTTCTGGTCTTGCTAGAGGGATAGATACATCAGCTCATATGTCTTCTTTAAAATTTGGAGGTTCAACTATAGCTGTTATTGGAAATGGTTTAGATTATTTTTATCCCAAAGAAAATAAAGTTTTACAAAATTATTTGTCAAAAAATCATTTAGTGTTAAGTGAATACGGTCCTAACCAATCACCATTAAAATTCCATTTTCCTGAAAGGAATCGTATTATTGCAGGTTTATCAAAAGGAATTTTAATAATAGAAGCAAAATTAAGATCTGGAAGTTTGATTACTTGCGAAAGAGGATTAGAAGAAGGAAGAGATATTTTTGCTGTACCAGGATCCACACTATCAGGTTATTCAGAGGGTTGTCATCAGTTGATCAAAGAAGGTGCTTATTGCGTTACAAGCGGTCAAGATATATTATTACATTATCAGTGCTGA
- a CDS encoding sugar O-acetyltransferase has protein sequence MKTEKEKMLSGELYDCKDPELTEMRRISNQYIYQFNNEPDKMKRQVLIKEWFGKTGENVTVKPYFSCDYGSNIFLGENFYANFNDTFLDVAPIYIGDNVMMGPNCQLVTPIHPLDPKERLSGLEYGLPITIGNNVWLAAGVTILPGVTLGDNVVVGAGSVVTKSYKDNVVIAGNPAKIIKEIK, from the coding sequence ATGAAGACTGAAAAAGAAAAAATGTTATCTGGAGAATTATATGATTGTAAAGATCCAGAATTAACAGAAATGAGACGAATTTCAAATCAATATATCTATCAGTTTAATAATGAGCCTGACAAAATGAAGAGACAAGTTTTGATTAAAGAATGGTTTGGCAAAACAGGAGAGAATGTAACCGTAAAACCCTATTTTTCTTGTGATTATGGATCCAATATCTTTCTTGGTGAAAATTTTTATGCTAATTTTAATGATACATTTTTAGATGTTGCTCCAATTTATATCGGTGACAATGTTATGATGGGTCCAAATTGTCAATTAGTGACACCCATTCATCCTCTAGACCCTAAAGAAAGGCTTTCAGGTTTAGAATATGGCTTGCCAATTACCATAGGAAATAATGTTTGGTTGGCAGCAGGAGTTACTATTTTACCTGGAGTTACTTTGGGAGATAATGTAGTAGTTGGAGCAGGAAGTGTCGTTACTAAATCCTATAAAGATAATGTTGTTATAGCTGGAAATCCTGCAAAAATAATTAAAGAAATAAAATAA